The DNA window AGGCCCTTGAGGGCCTGGATGAAGAACACCGAGGCGATGAGGTACAGCAGGGTGACCAGGTTCATGCTGAGGGTCATGACCAATCCTTGGATGGGTTCTGGGTTGTGGCGGGCATCATGGGGGCTGGCGTCATGGCTCAAGGCGCGCCTTGGGGGCGGGGGCGCGCTCTTTCTTCTTGAACATCTCCAGCATGCGCCGGGTGACGAGAAAGCCGCCGAACACGTTGACCGAGGCCATGGCCACGGCCAGCACGCCCATGACCTTGCCCAAGGGGGTGACGGTGAGGGCGGCGGCCAGCATGGCGCCGACGATGATGATGGCGGAGATGGCGTTGGTCACCGACATCAGCGGGGTGTGCAGCGCCGGCGTGACGGTCCACACGACGTGGTAGCCGACATAGATGGCCAGCACGAAGATGGTGAGGTTGATGACGAAGGGGGCGATGTCATGCATGGTGGGGGGTGTCCTTGGCGGAGGGGGGCGGGGCGTTGCGGGCGCCTATCCGTCAGGCGCTCTTGCGCCTGACCTCGCCGCCCTGGGTCATGAGGCAGGCGGCGACGATGTCGTCGTCCAGGTTGACCACCAGCCCGCGGTCCTTGTCGAGCACGAGCTTGAGGAAGTCGAGCACGTTGCGGGCGTAGAGCTGGGAGGCGTCGGCGGCGACTTGGGCGGGCAGGTTGGTGTCGCCCACGATCGTCACGCCGTGCCTGACCACGGTCTGGTCGGCTTCGGTGAGCGGGCAGTTGCCGCCTTGGGCGGCGGCCATGTCGACAAGGACCGATCCGGGGCGCATGCCCTGGACCATGGCTTCGCTCACCAGCACCGGGGCGCGCCGCCCGGGGATGAGGGCGGTGGTGATGACGATGTTGGCTTGCTTGACGCGCTCGGCCACCAGGGCGGCCTGGCGCTCCAGCCAGGCCTTGGGCATGGGACGGGCGTAGCCGCCCACGCCCTGGGCGATCTGGCGTTCTTCGTCGGTCTCGAAGGGCACGTCGATGAACTTGGCGCCCAGCGACTCGACTTGCTCCTTGGCGGCGGGGCGCACGTCGGAGGCTTCCACCACCGCGCCTAAGCGCTTGGCGGTGGCGATGGCCTGCAGCCCGGCCACGCCGGCGCCGAGCACGACCAGGCGGGCGGCCTTGACGGTGCCGGCGGCGGTCATGAGCATGGGCATGAAGCGGGGGTAGAGGTTGGCCGCCAGGAGCACGGCTTTGTAGCCGGCGATGTTGGCCTGGCTGGAGAGCACGTCCAGGCCCTGGGCGCGGCTGGTGCGGGGGGCGGCCTCCAGGGCGAAGGCCGTCAGGCCCGCGCCAGCCAGGGCTTGCAGGCCTGCGGCGTCGAAGGGCTCGAGCATGCCCACCACGGCCGCGCCGGGCTGCATCTGCGCCAGCTCGTGCGGCTGCGGGCGGCGCACCTTGAGCACGAGCTCGGCCCCCAGCGCCGCCGCGGCGTCAACCATCTGGGCGCCGGCGCCCTGGTAGTCGGCGTCGGTGGCCCCGGCGCCCAGCCCCGCTCCGCTTTGCACCAGCAGGGTGTGGCCCTGGGCCACCAGCTTCTTCACGGTCTCGGGCGTGGCCGCCACCCGCCTCTCTCCTCCTAAGCTCTCAGCAACAACGCCGATGCGCATCCAGGATTCTCCTTGTGGGTTGGGGAAAGCCCCTGGCGGCGCAACGCCGCCAGGGGCAGACATTTTTTGTGGTTCTCGAGCGCGAGCGCGCTGGCCGCCTGGGCCGTTTCAACCCAGCGACGAAGCTTGAAGTCTAGGCCGCGCGGCGTCCGCCGAGCGAGCCGTCATCGGCGTCGCTCTGGTCGGCAGCGCCTGCAGCGTCGAACTCGACGATGCAGGCTTCGACCGTTTCCAGGTTGTTGTCGCGCGCAAAATTGCGAACGAACTGGTAGGCCATGGGCTCGATCTCAGCCAAGGCGCGACTCAGGACCACAGAACGCACGCCGTCCACCAGGGTGGGCATGCAATAGGGCGAATAACACAGGTGCATTTCCTGGTGCTTCGATTCCGCTGGCCGGAATTGCGCCATCACTCCGGCAAGGCGTTCAGCCCAATCGCTCGGCCGAAACTGGCTGCCCTCGTGGGTGCGGCCGAGAATCAGGATTTCACCGGGTTTGAGAATGCGCTGGGCGACTGTCGCGTCTAACATGGGAGGATGCCGAGATGGTTGCGATAGATCAATTTTGCTGCGGCGCAATATATCAGGTCAAACCCTGATTGGTAAAAGAGTGCAATGAATTGTGATGGGCGAATCGCCGCCCTGCCAGGGGTCCCGTCAAGAGGCATGCATTGTTGCCCAAATTTGACACTGGCGATGTTCGCGCGGATGCGCGATGGCGTAACCATCGGCGTTTGCAACACGTTCTCGCTTGGGCCCACGCCGAATTCGCAGGCCGCCTCTGGACCAATCCGGCACGCCAGCCCAGCGCTGCTTTGGCGATAGCCTGCATGCACGAGCCATCCTCGGCCCTGCCGATCAACGAACGGTGCATGCAAGCAGGCCAGTGCCGATGTGTTCGAGAACGCTCTCAAGAAAACGCCGGGCCGCCCCAAGTTTTCTTGCGCCCCACGGGGGGCGGGCTGGGCGCAGCCCGGCCCTGGGGACGCTCAAAAAGCTTAGAGCGGTGTCCACAGAACCGGCAGCAGCTCAGTCAAGGTTTTCTTCCAGCGATTTGCTTCCATATTTCCGCTCCTAATTGTCAGTGGTTGCCCTCCCCTGGCAGGGAAGTGGACCGTGCGCGGCGCCGGTTCGAAGGTCTGTTTCCGAGCGCGATGCTGGGCATACGCACCGCGGGCGGCGCTGGATTCAAGATTGCCGTTTCTGCCGCGCGCGCAAATGTGAAAATTTGTGAGCGGACGAGCTTCACCTTGGTGAAGGGGGTTTGTCCGGGGGATGCCATGGTGCCGCGCAACAGGTTCTACCATCGCGGCATGAACACGACCACCACACCCACTCCGCCCAACCCTGGGGGCACGCGCGAGGAAACACCAGGCCGCTCCCAAGCTTCCTTGATCTCTACGGAGAGCGGGGTGGCGTTGAGCGACGACCCTGGGGGCACGCGCGAGGAAACGCCGGGCCGCTCCCAAGTTTCCTTGACCCCCGCGGGGGGCAGGGCGGCGCAACGCGACGACCCTGGGGGCACCTTGTATTGGGAAGACTTCCCCCCCCACCATGTCACCGACTGCGGCAGCACCACCGTGAGCCGCGAAGCCATTCTCGACTTCGCCCGCCAGTTCGACCCGCAGCCTTTTCATGTGGACGAGGAGGCGGCGAAGCATTCCCTGTTCGGCGGCCTCGTCGCCAGCGGCTGGCACACCTGCGCCATCGCCATGCGCCTGATGTGCGACGCCTACCTGCTGCGCACCACCAGCCAGGGCGCTCCCGGCATCGACGAGTTGCGCTGGCTGAAACCCGTGCGTCCCGGCGATACCCTGAGCCTGCGCATGACGGTGCTGGAGGCGCGACCGATGCGCAGCAAGCCGCACCTGGGTCTGGTGCAGTCGCGCTGGGAGTTGTTCAACCAGCATGGCGACTGCGCCCTGACCATGAAGGGCTGGGGCATGTTCAAGCGGCGCGACGTTGCCGCCGCTGACGGACTCCAAGCGCAGGCTGCGCCTTGAACATCGGCCTGCCGATTGGTCTGCAGTCGCGCCTGTGGGTCGCGGCGCAGTTCGTGCTGATTGCCGCCATGGTGCTGTGGCCCGCCGACTGGCGCTGGGATGCGCTGGTCATCGCCCTGGGCATCGCCGCCATCGCGCTCGGGCTATGGGTGTTCGCCTACAACCGCCCGGGCAATTTCAACATCCGTCCCGAGCCCAAGGCCGGGGGCCAACTCATCACCGGCGGCCCTTACGGCTGGGTGCGCCACCCCATGTACGTGGCGCTGCTGCTGGGCATGGCGGGGGTGGCGGTGGGGTCGCACAGCCTGGTTCAGGCCGGCCTTTGGTTGGCGCTGCTGATCGTGCTCAATTTCAAGGCGGCACTGGAAGAGCGCCTGCTGCGCCAGCGCTGGCCGGATTACGCGGCGTATGCCCAGCGCACCCGGCGCTTCATTCCCGGCGTGTGGTGAACCAGGCAGCCGCGGTCAGCAGCAGGCAGGCGGCCAGCGCCGAGGCATTCGGCTGAGGCATCAGACCCGGTGCAATCCAGGCGTTGAAACACCAGACCAGCAGCACGGTGGCCAGTGGCGCGAGCCGCATCAGCGTGGCCAAGGGCCTGGGGCGTTGCGCGACGCCGGGCGCAAACCACAGCAGCGGCAAGGCCAGGCCACCCAGCAGCGCCTGCGCGCCGAGTGCGGCCCAGCCGATGCTGCTCGGCTGCATCAGCCAGTTCTCGCCCGCCGCCACCGAAGCCACGGGGAGCACCACCGCCGCGCCGATGAGTTGATAGAACAGGATTTTCTCGCCGCCGCAATGCGTCAGCCTCGGGCCGCGTGCAACCCAGGCCTCCATCGCCCAGACTCCGCCTGCCAGCAGGGCGGCGGTGACGGCATCGGCCGCTGCCGCGTGCGCGGCCAGCAGCGAGCCAGCCACCGCCAGCGCCAGCCCGGCCAGCCGCTTCACGCCGGACCGCGCTGACCGGGAATGCAGCCGGTTCCCCCGGCCGAGCGCGCCCCAGAAACTCAGGCAGGCTTGCGCCGCCACGAGCGCGGCGAAGACCAGCGCCACGGCCTGCGGCACCGGCAGGCGCACCAAGGCGAGATACATCAGGCCCAGCCGGGCGCTGAACAGCAGGCCGAGCAAGGCGCCGGGCGCCAGGGTGTCGTCCTGCGCGAACACCGGCACATTGCGCCAGCGCGTCCACAGCCACACCAGGAACAGCGCCGAGGTGGTCGCCACCGAGGCCTGCAGCAAGGGCGGAACGCTGGCCGCCGCGAGGCCAATGGCAAGCGGCTGCGTGGTCCACAGCAGGCTGCTCGCCAGATTGCCGGCCAACAGGCCGCCGGTTCTGGCGGCGCCCGAACCCGGAATGGCAACTTGACTGTTCATCGCCAGCGCTCCAAGGCGCTCCGATGGTGGCCCAGCCGTGTGCTGGGAGCGCGAGGACGTCGGCTCAAAACAAGCTCACGTCGTCGGCTGCGCAGGGGCGGATCGTCATCTAGGCTTGCACCTCAGCCCTTCTTCGCATCACGGTCTGCCGCCAGAGCCGCGGCCACGCCAGGACGGGTTTGCATGCGGGCCATGAAGGCCTGCAGCGCCGGCCAGCCCGTGAGCGCGGGGCCGGTGACGCCGGCCCAGGTCAGCACGGTGTAAAGGTAGGCGTCGGCCACGGAAAAGCCGGAGGGCAGCAGGTAGTCCTGCTTGGCGAGGGTCTGGCTGATGAGGTTGAAGCGCTCGCCCAGGCGCTGCTTTTGCGCCTCTTTCACCGCATCGGTGGAGGCCGGGTTGAACAGCGGGCTGAACTGCTTGTGCAACTCGGTGGAGATGAAGTTCAGCCACTCCTGCAGGCGGTAACGCTCCATCGTGCCATTGGCCGGGGCGAGCTTGGCTTCGGGCTTGCGGTCGGCCAGGTACTGCACGATGGCCGGGCCTTCGGTGAGGATGCTGCCGTCGTCGAGCTGCAGCACGGGCACATAGCCCTTGGGGTTGATGGCGCGGAAATCGCCGCCGCCGTCCAAGGCCTTGGTCTGCAGGTTCACCTTCACCATGTCGGCCGGCAAGCCCAGTTCGCTGAGCACGATGCGGGGCGAGAGGGAACAGGATCCGGGGCTGAAATACAGTTTCATGCAAGTCTCCAGGTTGGGCCGCGCGGCCAGGAACGTCGAGGCGCTGCAGCGGCAACAAAGGAGGTCGATGCTAGTCCGCGCACATGGTTTTTGCAGGCGCTGGCAGAGGACGGCCTCCAGGCCGCGCGCCGCGGCGGGCGCCTCCCGAGCAGGTGAGAAAGCTTCGGGCGGCCGAACGCTTTCTCAGGTCGGCTCCAAGCTGGCGGGCTGAGGCAGCGGCAGCCTCCCGAGAAAGCCTCAGCCGTCGAGCCCTTCCTGCACTTGCTCGGCAGCGCGCAGCACGGCGCGTGCCTTGGCCTCGGTCTCGCGCCATTCCATCTCGGGCACCGAGTCGGCCACCACGCCGGCGGCGGCTTGCACGTAGAGCCAGTGGTTCTTGATGATGCCGGTGCGAATGGCGATGGCCAGGTCCATGTCGCCGGCGAAGCTCCAGTAGCCCACGGCGCCGCCGTACAGGCCGCGGCGGGTGGGTTCGAGTTCGTCGATGACTTCCATCGCGCGAATCTTGGGCGCACCCGACAGGGTGCCGGCGGGGAAGGTGGCGCGCAGCACGTCCAGCGCCGACAGGCCCGGCTTGAGCAGGCCCTCGACATTGCTGACGATGTGCATCACATGCGAGTAGCGTTCGATGGCGAAGGCCTCGGTGACTTTCACGCTGCCGGTCTGGGCGATGCGGCCGAGATCGTTGCGCGCCAGATCGATGAGCATCAGGTGCTCGGCGCGCTCCTTCGGGTCGGCCAGCAACTCGCGTTCCTGGCGCGCGTCGTCCTCGCTGCTGGCGCCGCGCGGGCGGGTGCCGGCCAGCGGACGGATGGTGACTTTCTCGCCGCCTGCCACCGCTTCTTGCCGCACCAGAATTTCGGGCGAGGAGCCCACCACCTGGAAGTCGCCGAAGTTGTAGAAGTACATATAGGGCGAGGGGTTGATCGAGCGCAGCGCCCGGTACAGCGACAGCGGCGACTCGGCGTAGCGCTTGCGCAGGCGCTGGCCCACTTGCACCTGCATGAAGTCGCCGGCGGCAATCAACTCCTTCGCCTGCGCCACCGCCTGCAGGTAGTCGGCCTTGTCGAACTCGCGCTCGGTCGGCGTCACCGTGCTGCGCATCATGGGCGGCGCCGCGACCGAATAGCGCAAGTGCTCGCGCAGTGTTTGCAGCCGCGAGCGGGCGCGGCCATAGGCTTCGGGCTGGGCCGGGTCGGCGTAGACGATGAGGTAGAGCCGCCCCGAGAGGTTGTCGATCACCGCCAGCTCCTCGCTCAGCAGCAGCAGGATGTCGGGAAGGTCCAGCGGGTCGGGCTTGGGGTTCTTCGCCGCCGAGGCCATCAGCTTGGGCTCGATGTAACGCGCCGCGTCGTAGCCGAAGTAGCCGGCCAGGCCCCCGCAAAACCGCGGCATGCCGGCAGGCAGGGCGACTTTGAAACGGGCGTGATACGCCTCGATGAAATCCAGCGGCGGCTGCTCGGAGGTCTCGATCACGGCTCCATCGCGCAGCACCTGGGTGATGCCGTTCTTCACCCGCAGTTCGGTGCGCGCGCAAAGGCCGATGAAGGAATAGCGGCCGAAACGCTCGCCACCCACCACCGACTCCAGCAGGAAGCTGTTGCGCCCGCCCTGTGTCGGGTGGGCCAGCTTCAAGTAGAGCGACAGCGGCGTTTCCAGGTCGGCGAAAGCCTCGGAAACCAGGGCGATGCGGTTGAAGCCCTCGCGGGCCAGGGATTGAAATTCGAGTTCGGTCATGGCGTCTTCTCAGGCGCGGCCGGGGTGGCCGCCGGGTTCATCCGCTGCGGCCAGCCCGTGGCCGGCCGCGAGGTGGGGCTGCTTGCGGCGCGCGTGGCGCTCAAGCGGCGCAAGCA is part of the Thiomonas sp. X19 genome and encodes:
- a CDS encoding MaoC family dehydratase, with amino-acid sequence MYWEDFPPHHVTDCGSTTVSREAILDFARQFDPQPFHVDEEAAKHSLFGGLVASGWHTCAIAMRLMCDAYLLRTTSQGAPGIDELRWLKPVRPGDTLSLRMTVLEARPMRSKPHLGLVQSRWELFNQHGDCALTMKGWGMFKRRDVAAADGLQAQAAP
- the trpE gene encoding anthranilate synthase component I codes for the protein MTELEFQSLAREGFNRIALVSEAFADLETPLSLYLKLAHPTQGGRNSFLLESVVGGERFGRYSFIGLCARTELRVKNGITQVLRDGAVIETSEQPPLDFIEAYHARFKVALPAGMPRFCGGLAGYFGYDAARYIEPKLMASAAKNPKPDPLDLPDILLLLSEELAVIDNLSGRLYLIVYADPAQPEAYGRARSRLQTLREHLRYSVAAPPMMRSTVTPTEREFDKADYLQAVAQAKELIAAGDFMQVQVGQRLRKRYAESPLSLYRALRSINPSPYMYFYNFGDFQVVGSSPEILVRQEAVAGGEKVTIRPLAGTRPRGASSEDDARQERELLADPKERAEHLMLIDLARNDLGRIAQTGSVKVTEAFAIERYSHVMHIVSNVEGLLKPGLSALDVLRATFPAGTLSGAPKIRAMEVIDELEPTRRGLYGGAVGYWSFAGDMDLAIAIRTGIIKNHWLYVQAAAGVVADSVPEMEWRETEAKARAVLRAAEQVQEGLDG
- the gstA gene encoding glutathione transferase GstA produces the protein MKLYFSPGSCSLSPRIVLSELGLPADMVKVNLQTKALDGGGDFRAINPKGYVPVLQLDDGSILTEGPAIVQYLADRKPEAKLAPANGTMERYRLQEWLNFISTELHKQFSPLFNPASTDAVKEAQKQRLGERFNLISQTLAKQDYLLPSGFSVADAYLYTVLTWAGVTGPALTGWPALQAFMARMQTRPGVAAALAADRDAKKG
- a CDS encoding Re/Si-specific NAD(P)(+) transhydrogenase subunit alpha, encoding MRIGVVAESLGGERRVAATPETVKKLVAQGHTLLVQSGAGLGAGATDADYQGAGAQMVDAAAALGAELVLKVRRPQPHELAQMQPGAAVVGMLEPFDAAGLQALAGAGLTAFALEAAPRTSRAQGLDVLSSQANIAGYKAVLLAANLYPRFMPMLMTAAGTVKAARLVVLGAGVAGLQAIATAKRLGAVVEASDVRPAAKEQVESLGAKFIDVPFETDEERQIAQGVGGYARPMPKAWLERQAALVAERVKQANIVITTALIPGRRAPVLVSEAMVQGMRPGSVLVDMAAAQGGNCPLTEADQTVVRHGVTIVGDTNLPAQVAADASQLYARNVLDFLKLVLDKDRGLVVNLDDDIVAACLMTQGGEVRRKSA
- a CDS encoding DUF3579 domain-containing protein, with translation MLDATVAQRILKPGEILILGRTHEGSQFRPSDWAERLAGVMAQFRPAESKHQEMHLCYSPYCMPTLVDGVRSVVLSRALAEIEPMAYQFVRNFARDNNLETVEACIVEFDAAGAADQSDADDGSLGGRRAA
- a CDS encoding isoprenylcysteine carboxylmethyltransferase family protein, with the translated sequence MNIGLPIGLQSRLWVAAQFVLIAAMVLWPADWRWDALVIALGIAAIALGLWVFAYNRPGNFNIRPEPKAGGQLITGGPYGWVRHPMYVALLLGMAGVAVGSHSLVQAGLWLALLIVLNFKAALEERLLRQRWPDYAAYAQRTRRFIPGVW
- a CDS encoding NAD(P) transhydrogenase subunit alpha — translated: MHDIAPFVINLTIFVLAIYVGYHVVWTVTPALHTPLMSVTNAISAIIIVGAMLAAALTVTPLGKVMGVLAVAMASVNVFGGFLVTRRMLEMFKKKERAPAPKARLEP